The genome window aaaaattgGACCAGTTAGGAATGATAAACTATCCTATACTGGATGTGGCAGAACTGTatttctgggaggaaaaataatttctgaatatcCCAAATGTATTTGGGGGAACACATCTATTTTGCCTTATCCTTTGTAAAATGAAACCTCTCTAGCTCTGCCAGAAGGTACCAGAGTCTTCCTTCTCTCTACCAAATGCTAAATGATTCACAAATCTTTTAGCGTTGGTAGCACTATGACTAGCATTATTTACATATACGTTTAGCCATGCAAAGGTACTGCAAGGGCTGCAGGTTcactttttcacattttctctgtCATGAGTTAAGTCATTATGCCTCTCTGCATAATGGTCTGCCATGAGTTACCTGTTTAGATAAGCCAGGCTCCTGATACATCTTGTTTTCCTGAGTAGTGGAATGGACTGTTCTTGTGCTTGGAGGAGGTTGTCCTTAAAGGCATGTCAGCTCTCTCAAGCTCTTTTGCTTATCAGAGTTGTCTTCCACAGGGCCCTACCTACTAGTTCCTTGAATAAGCTGatgtttgctctcctgaagtacTGGGTCTGCACACCACTACCTGCCTTCCTGAGGAAGGGATCTTTAACTACTTCATGGCCTGTGCAACCAAGACTACTATTGATTATCACACCTCTGACCAGTTCTTTCTCATTTGTAAGTAGCAGAACCAGAAGAGCATGACCACTAGTTGGCTTGTCCACCATCTGTGTTAAGAAGCTGCTGCTGACACGCTCCAGGAAACTTTTTGGATTGCTTCCATCCCATTGTGTTGTCAAACATGCTTTTGACACTTACTGGCCTTTCCTCTGATCCTGACCCACAAGCTCAATCAGCCTGTTGCCAATTCTACACAAGAGCTCCATACATTTCAATAGCTCCTTCATCCAAAGGGCAAccccttctcttcttccctgcctgtctttcctaaagagACAACATTCATTCACCACAGAACTCCATTTGTCTCCCTATTAGATACCCTGTGGGTTTCCAATGCAACACAAATGTCATTGCTTTAGGAGCATCATTCTGCCAATTTTTTGACGACAGCATAGGCAAGTGAATATAGAGCAAAGACAAGGCACAACTCTACTGCCAGTGATTTCTCCTTGATAAATTTCAAAGGACTACCACAAGCAACAGTGGTATCTAAACATCTCAAAAAGTATCACAAAGATTTCATAGGAGAATGCAATAGAGAACTTAAAATAGGTATTGCTACTAGTATTGGCACTATAATTTAAtaaaacttaccttttttttaatatattttggaaCAAGGCCTGAAGTTTCAAGCAGATATTTATCTCCCTGTCTTCTATCAACATAAATAGGTTGAGGCTTTTTAGGCAATCCCGTGATAGCAGCAACtgcatttgtatttataaaaTTCTTTTTACTCTGAATTCCCATAACTGGGTGATCTGTCCTCCGTGGCACTGATAACGCAGGCAGTTTCTTACtatcctgttctttttttcctgtgaattgAGCATGTAAACATTCTCAGCAATAACCATGAAGAGCTTTGCAATTTAATGTTATCAcatttttcaaaagggaaaaattacacaaaaatagAAGCCAACTGCATCTACAATGAAAGAATTGACTGGGAATGTACTATAATGAAAATGATTATGCTTGTTTAGCATAACAGAAGTTTCATAACCTAGGAAATACTATATTGCTTTAGATGGGTTTGCTGTATAAAAAGCCGCTCATTTCCTCTTAACTGCAGTAATACGGGACTTCTTTCACATGCAATTAAAACTTCATTTACTACAGATGCTTGTTGTCAAGGTCCTTAGGCTTTAATGGCCCTGCACAGCCTCACCTGGGGCATCCACCCCACACCCTTAGGCTCAGTAaccccatttcagctcagccctgggctgTCGGTGGCTGTCTTAGCCATGCCTGCCCCTAGTCCTGTTCCTGAAGAGCTGTGTGGAACCAGTGGATGGGCTTGGCCCATTATCCCATCTTTCATGATGGTCACTAGGCTACTGATAGGACACGTTTTCATCACCACCTGTTCTGCTTGCCTGCCTTTGGTGTGGTGGGACTGCACTCTGCTGGTGAGGTTGTTGCCCAGCCTGCATTGGGGGTGCCCTCAATTTCTGCCTCACCTACCCTTAGGGAAAAGCCCCACTCTTGCTGCTCCCTAACACTCATAAACAACTTCTCACGATCCTTTCTCCAGACACTATAGAAACTCTTCCTTTTTAGGGTAAATCTTTGCTCCAAGGCACCAACAGAAAGTCAGTCATCTGAGTAGTCTGGCTTCAGGTGAGTGATGAAAGACAGTTCATCTCCCACCATATTTCCCACTAAATATAATTCAAACTCACAGTCATTATCAGAATAATGATTTGATTCAGGTTGTCTGAGTTCATGTTCTTCTTTGGCAGAAAATAAGTGTAAAGTCACATGTGACAGAGCTCATTCCTACAACACCTGATTTCCTGATACTGACACCATGAACGAGTGCTTTCCTGGGTTTTGGTTTACAACCTGATAGCTTGCCATAACTTAGTACTGTAGGACACACAGACTTAAATGTCTGTTTCTCTTAGGATGTCCTTTTGGAAACAATATCTCTGCAGCTTCTCAGTGAGCCCTGGCTCACCCTTATCTGCAGTACACTGGTGTACACTTGCTGTTTTGGGAGCCCTCACTTCTTCTGGAGCCAGCAACCGAGCTTGGTTAAAATGAATGCCAGAGTCCAGTAACACAATAAGATTCAGCTGAAGgttaagaaacacatctttttgTAAGGAAGTGGTGAGTAATCGGACTCTAAAAGAATGACACTATTCCATACTTGAGGGAAAAAATTTCACTCTTTCTGTTCTGTCCTTGCaatctaatttttaaatagtTGGATCAAACCCAGTTTTGAAGGTGGCACAGATACCACAAACACAATGCCAGAATTCCATTTAGACAACTGATAACTGTAGTTAAATTCCAAATGATGAAAGTGCCATGTTTTAAAAGAGGTGATTAAGCAGTGTAACTTCTCTGAGGTAAGGATGTAATTCCATCCAACAAAGGTACAATAACTTTCTGAGTTAATGATACAGTTCCTTCTCAAGATCTGTTAGGATCTAATCACGGCAATGAAATTACTAGTCTGGATCAAAGCTATGATGTACCATAGGCTCCAGTACATTGACTCCAAATGCAAACACCAAAGCACATATTGCTGTTATGAAGCCCTGAATCAACAAGTTGAACTAGAAATATTGTGAGCTGCTTGTCTGAGAAAAATGAGTCAGAGTGCTGTATCTCAATATATAGCAAATTTGAAGTAGATAACAGTAATTTTATAATACAAGTATTTAAAAGGGATCTTACAGACTACTCCAAATTATTTGTGAATCAACCTTCTTTCCTATGCCCATCTAAACCACCAGTGTGGTAATTTAACAAGGTCTTGAGCTTGGAAGCATTCATGTTCAGATGTCAAGCAGTATTACATTCCAGTATACTGAATGCTATTCAGATTTCCTGAAAAAGTGAAGGCTTTATTCGAAAATGACCCAGGATGCCTACAGGACCTCTGGGATCAAAGCTTACTTTAAGGTTCTAATAATCCATATTGCCTGAGGCATTAAGCCTCCAAAGCCTCCTGGGACAGCTTGTATTTGCAGTGCTAAAGCCATTTGCATGTGCCACGCAGATTTGGGTATTAGACTCCTACCTTCTCttagacagctttttttttttttatactgtacgttaagcttttctatttttccaggctaaaaaaaatttcaagctCAAACTTTAGAACTCAATTACCAATTCTGACAGCAGTGTACTTAGAACTCCAGCAGCACTAAGAAGGTCACTTCACCTTTGCAGAGCCAGCCATGAGGCTGAACATTAGAACTGTCAACTCCTTATACCCAGAATTATGGTTTGTGCCCAAAGATAGGATGCattttgcaacaaaatattccaaATTTCTTATTTATGTGACATGCAGCTCTCAAAAAAATCCTATGCTTTGAACACTGCTAGCCAATTTAATGCTATGGGATTAAGAGCCAACAATGAGTGCTGAAGAGAAAAGCTGCATGTTGCTTATAACATCAAGAAAGGCACACATACGTTTCTCATATCTCTTCAAGCATTAAAAACAATTAGTTCACTTTTAATACCCCCATTCATATTATTTACTTTAATATTAATGATCAGTTGCAGAAAAGAATGGTGTACAACTCTAAACTATATAATTACAAATTGAAATATCAGTAGGATAGGACATACCATCGACACATCTTCAACATCTGAATAGCTGCAGCCAAAACagagataatttttctttatatttcagcTGGGTTTGTACCACATGACAGTAAATACTTACTGTATTTTCTAATCACACATATAATCTCCTTGTTGcttgtttcagtattttatgcAATAAATAAGAAACGTTTTCTTAAAATAGTGAAATAATTTTGGTATCATAGATACTATAGAAGGAACAATGGAAACTGCCTCAGCATACAAAAATgactaaattttttaaaaatttgattctCCATAACTGTTATTTTCAacattaatataaattttaaaattaaaaaaaaatacagcagatttCATAAATGTCATGTCTACACTTACTTGCTGGTAGCTTGGGTTCCTTTGAATGTTTCTGCAGGAATTTTTTTGGAGATGGCACTGCAACTTTTGCTGGTCCCATagttttccactgagctttatttttctctgcttcacATTTCACGGCTGGTCTAAATGTGGATATATACCTTAGACATTAAAAAATAGCCATAAAGAAGATAAATatcagaaaattattaaaaatacttcttcaaaGAATATACATTTTTTGCAGTAGTTCATGCCAAAAGCCTAAGCTATTTTGTTTTGTAATCTCTCCCAAATAAGGGCTGTAATTCATACAAACTCCATACTAAGGCTAAGCCCAGCACTGCACTGACAAGTGGTTTTTCTGATTCTCAAGTtagcttgctttttccttcttctcttgtGTCTCCAAGGTCAGTACTATCACGCTTTGGGAAATGGTTCCTGTACGCACTGTTTATATAAATACTGAACATAGACATTTTGAAACTCAATAAACCCTAAATTTTGGAAATAAACAGCTTTGAGTATTGCTTGCATGAGTTCATTACTTCTATGAGGTTGTGTGTTACACActttgatctttattttttaattaactcgttttgaaaattttttttaatgtgtctatTTGTTGCCTTCAAAAATGCATCCAAAATATGCAGCTGTTGTGCATCTACAGGAAAATAGTAATCATGTACCAGGTTTTCAATATTTGAAAGTTTGTAGTGTGACAAGGATGCAAATGTGCTGGCTGTGTCAGAAGCCATTTTGTAGGGCCTTACACAGCAACCAAACACATTTAAGGAAAAGCTCAGTTGGCTTAAAAAAAGATAAGATCTATATTGATTATGAGAACAGTCACTGCTTTGCTTCATCCTATGGGATGAAACATATTTTAGAGGCATGTAAAACCTCATGCTTCAGAAAACATGTCAACTGTAGTCGAGGGTTGGACAGAATGTCCTCGATCATCAGTTTGTCTTATTACTGTCCATTGTATCATTGTCACAGTGGCCCTGTTCGATCATCGGTTACAGACCGTTATAAGAGATTAGATGAGACGGATGACTGCTCTGAAATAGCACAGTACACTGTATATTTCTTACATTCCACAGATCAAATTATGACCCTAAACTATTGTAATCAGTGCTGGTTTTGGCACTAACTGAAACAGCCGATGTGAAAATCAGTAAGAGCTCAGACACAAAAAGCTGTATGTACATGGTATGCAAACACTGCTGTTTTGGTGTAATGTTGCATATGGCACTGTAACTTCTGCTTTAATCAAAACTATGTAAACACGTTctccaaaaaaagacaaatgctgATCATTAGCTGATTAGGAGAGCCTTGCCTCTATCTGGAGGACTGAGCTGTCACAGATGTTTCCCTGAGGGAGCAGAACTCCCTGCTCCTGAAGGTAAGGCTACCTCATTGTACCTTTTAAATCTGTCCATCTTTAGGAATCATGTCATATTAATTTATGGTAGACAAAAGCTGATGAACAGTTGTACTCttctttcacagaagaaaatgtgtttatgaaAAAACTATACACCATGTTTtcaggtaaggaaaaaaagaacagaaaaattagaCACAATGCAACGTATTTTATGGAGATACTGAAATATGAAATGATGTAATGCTGGGCCAGTGAATGGGATTCATAGTAGCAACACTGATAAAAGCTTTTGTATATCAGCTGCAAATGTCTGATAATGTATTTGTACTTGATCATAACACTAGAATATGGAAGAGGACTTCATTAAAAATGTGGAGTTATTTTGTCTTCTGGAGATTTGGTCTCCAAAATCAGAAAGAAGATTATGTACATAAGATTATATATTATTCCAGAAATACCTCTAATTATAAGGaacaaggttttatttatttttttctgttatttgttaaTTCATGGCAAACAGCTATAGACATGGGCACAAGCATTGATAAATAATTGCGTTCCTCACCATTTGCTAGGAGTGGCATTGTAGCCACACAGTAGAGAAAGGCAATGACTTTATGGGGAGTTTGACCTAGTAGGGTTCACACAGTCTTCGAATGAGAAAGTGAATGAGTAGGTATTGAGTTTATTGCATGTTGGCATAAGGTAAAAATGTCTTTTGTAGACATCTAGAGGCATTCCTTTGGACAAATTGTTCAAATTTTTGGCAGTTGTACCTTTTCAGTGACTTTTCAGGCCAAGAAAGTGGCTAAATGCTGTCATACATCAATAACAATAGGGTTAGAGAGGGctgcaaggaagaaaacatgGTTATGGGGGACTTGAGAATCTTAATCCATTTGTCACGTGGCAAGGGGTAGAAAAGACAACGCATATGTAAGAAGACAGTTACTATTCCTTAGGTGTTATCTTGGGACATCAAAGTTGGGGAAAATGAGGATGCTTGCCTTGGTTTCATGAGTAGTACCTGGTCAGTTGAGAGTGAAGTATGTATgatctcatttgaaaaaaaaaaagaccctagATTTTGTATGCATTAGTTAGAACTGGTCAGATCATGCTACTAACCAAGTTCAACACTGTTGTACCAGCTGGATATTTGGCACATTGCGAACCAAAGCAGGAAGCGGGGTGACAACAGAAGGCAACGAGATCAGAAGGGGATTTAGTCAGATTGCATCCAACCTGAGGAATCCCTTGCCTAAACTGAACCTGATGGTCATGCAGTATCCAAATCCTTGAATGATATTAAGACAGGAATGGATTTAGTGTGCTGTATGCCTTGCCATATTGTCATTTCACTTTCCTCTGTTGGTCAAAAGTATCTTCCATTCAtattggaaacaaaaaaagatgtaGTATCTATTTTTACATGGAAAAGGTTCAGAACTAGGAATCTCACCAATCTGAAACTTTTTACCCAAAAAGGGATAACTATCTTTGTTCTAAGGAGTGTCACTGATATTTTTACTCATTTTAAAGCTATTGAGTTATGACCTATGTTAACTTTTTACTGAAAATGCAAACTGTAACAGTTTTCTTTCATATAAAATAATAAGGAACTGAAAAACCAACATATGTTTGCATAATTATCAAATCAGAACTTTATAAAAACTCTCAAAGAAATTAATACCAGGGGGgcaaaaggcatttttaatgtttttaaggtAAGGAgtgagaaagagaagcaaaagaaaaaatgtcagaaGACACACCTGACACATGAAAAGAAGGGAAGTGTGGCactgagaaaaatgtaaaaaacctcCAGCTAATTAGCTGCTCACTGAAAAATTGTTATAAGTGCAAATAACAGAAATGTCACGTAATTCCTCTGGGTGGAGAGAGTGTTTGTAAGTTCTTTGTCAATGAACATGCTGGCATTTAAGATACCAAACTGAATCATCAGCTCACGGAGCAGGCTGCAAACCCTCAGATGTTAGGTAGTGACTCATTAGGAGGAGCAATAACTACGCAAAAActagatgttttttttaatacctgttaCCCGCAAGAGGCATTACCTTGCCAGAACCAGTCACCGTGTCAGCAAGCGGTGCTGTCACACCCACGTACCTGGGAGGTTTGAcaggctgcttctcctccagggGGGGCAGGTTATGGATGCTCTCATGGGCGCGCTGCGCCGGCATCCTCCGGCCGAGGAGCCCTGGGGCGGGAGAAGCCGCCCACCTCACTGAAGGGCCCTGGAGGCGGGGAAGCCGCCCACCTCGCTGCGGGAACCTCGCCTTTCCTCCCTCCTGGCCCTCGGCCCACTCCAGCGAACGGCTGCGTCCAGCCACCCCCTCAGGCCGCCGCCGCGGCAGGCCGGCACACTGTTGTCCCCGCGGTTACCGGGGGAACCCGTTGCTGGGTAACACCGCCATGAGGGGGCGGAGCCTACGGCCCCCGGCTCGGGCCAGGGCGCGGCAGCGCAGGCGCGGTGGAGCCACGCAGGGCGCGGAGCCGCGCAGGCGCACTTGGCGGCGGGCCGTTTGCCTGCGCTGTGTCGCGGCTGTGGGCGGAGTCGCGATaggggcggggcgggcaggtGGCCGCGCGTGCGCGGTGGGGAGGGCGGGGGTGGCGCGTGGGTCGCGCCGCGGCACCGGTGGCAGCTGTCCCCGCCCCCGCCGGTAGGTGCGCGCGCGCCGCCCGGGGGGAGCCTGAGGGCGAGGGGAACCGGTTCGAGCCGGTCTGAGGCGCGGGGACAAGgcagggccgccgccgccgccgccgttcctGAGGGGAGGCGGGAGTCTGGGCCTGCGTTGGCCGGGAGGGTGCGACCGACCCGGCTCTGTGGTGCCGCgttggcccggcccggccccccccatctcctcccccccgccctttgACACTTTCTGGGCGTCGAAACGGTGAGGCGGGAACCTCTGCAGGGTCGTGGTCAGTGGGATGATAGTGAGGAGGCTGAGGTTGAATGGTTtactttgggattttttaatttttctctgtctGCATAAAAGCTCTGTGAAAAGTCAACTGGAAGTTGCCCTGTGTTAACAGTTTCGAAATGTGGTAATTGTCAGCCTCGACCCACCTCGAGGTCTTTGACAGCTGCAAACTGCCACT of Rissa tridactyla isolate bRisTri1 chromosome 2, bRisTri1.patW.cur.20221130, whole genome shotgun sequence contains these proteins:
- the ENKUR gene encoding enkurin: MPAQRAHESIHNLPPLEEKQPVKPPRYISTFRPAVKCEAEKNKAQWKTMGPAKVAVPSPKKFLQKHSKEPKLPARKKEQDSKKLPALSVPRRTDHPVMGIQSKKNFINTNAVAAITGLPKKPQPIYVDRRQGDKYLLETSGLVPKYIKKKDYGVTPKYITRRNEEVKRAQKKYEDSILEHLKKRAMKRLSDEERRSLLQGLKKNWEEVYRDFQRLSVEIDTIPKKLYKEKLELQMKQLEHDIEVIEKHKVIYIANE